A stretch of DNA from Calditrichota bacterium:
CACACGGAGTCACGGAGCCACAAAGATTTTTTTTGTCTCCGTGCTTTGGCGTCTTGGTGTGATTATTTAAAAAGCTAATTCTCACATGGAGCCACGGAGCCGTAAAGATTTTTTTTGTCTCTGTGTCTTGGCGTCTTGGTGTGATTATTTTTTATATCTCGCCGTTAATAATCCTCGATATTCCGTCCTTCATTAGGTTTCCGCCGAAATTCAACAAAAATCCGAGCTTGAGGCCAGTCAGACGAAGGTATGTTAACACTTGCTTTTTGTAAGCTTTATTTAATGATTCAACAGATTTTAGCTCAATTATTACTTTATTTTCAACAAGAATGTCAAGGCGAAAGCCTTCTTCAAATTTTAATCCTTTGTAGTCAATTGGAACTTTGACTTGCCGCTTGACGGATAAGCCACGTCTTTCAAGCTCGTGAGCAAGTACTACCTCGTAGACTGTTTCCAGTAACCCAGGCCCAAGTTCTTTGTGTACTTCGATAGCAGTGTCAACGATTATATTTGCAATGTCGTTTTCGTTCATATTGATTTCTCGTGTTGGTGTTTTTGGTGGTTGTTTGATAAAATTTTCTCACACGGGGTCACGGAGTCACAAAGATTTTTTTTGTCTTTGTGGCTTGGCGTCTTGGTGTGATTATTTAAAAAGCTAATTCTCACACGGAGCCACGGAGTCGCAAAGATTTTTTTTGTCTTTGTGTCTTGGCGTCTTGGTGTGATTATTTAAAAGGCTAATTCTCACACGGAGCCACGGAGCCGCAAAGATTTTTTTCTGTGACTTGGTGTTTCTGTGTCGATCAAAAAATACTGCGGATCACCAGCAAGATTCCGATGATCAAAAAGACAATTCACCGGGGCTGCAACAACAGTCGCTGCCAGAATCGCGCCGAAGACAAGAAACATGATGCCAAAAATTCCCGTGAGAATTCTGCCGATTAATTCCAAAATTGCCGTCAGCAATCGCCACAGTACCACAAAAGGCCAGGTGAGCCATTTCATAAGATTGTCTCCAAATGTTTTGTCAATGGTTGTCGAAAAAATTCACGCGCCTGATTATTTGAAAGATTTGGAAATTTCTTCGATGTTGAATTGCAAATCAATATTTGAAATGCTTGATTGGTTCGCCCTTCTCGCCGATGTCAGTCATGGCTTCGATCCCGATTTGCAGGTGCGTCTGCGTCCATTTTTCCGTGACCATCCGATCTAATTCTTCGGTTTTCACGCCGTCGGGAGTGATCGGCACATCGGACACTAAAAGCAGGGCGCCGCGGGCGATTTCGTCGTAATGCCCAGCGATGAAAATTGTCGCCGTCTCCATGTCAATGGCGATGCAGGTCATTTCTTTTAATCTTTGCAAAAATTTCTGGTCGTGCTCCCAGATGCGGCGATTGGTCGTGTAAACCACACCGGTGCGATATTCGTGGCCGTGAGCAACGATTTTTTCCGAGACGAATTTATGCAATTTAAAAGAAGGGAGAGCCGGCACTTCCGGCGGAAAATATTCATTGCTGGTTCCCTCGCCACGAATTGCCGCAATCGGCAAAATGAAATGGCCTATTTCGCTGGATTTTTTGAGCCCGCCGCATTTGCCCAAAAACAAAACTCCTTTCGGGTGACGGGCAACGAGCAAATCCATAATCGTCGCTGCGTTCGGTGAACCAATTCCGAAATTGACAATGGTCAGCCCCCTGTCATTCGTCGCGGCCTGCATCGGCCTGTCCTCGCCGTAAATGTCGCAAGCGAACATTTCAGCAAACATTTTCAGATAACTCTTGAAATTTGTCAGCAAAATATAATCGCCAAACTTATCCAGCGGCATCCCGGTGTAGCGCGGAAGCCAATCTTTGGCAATTTGCAAACGATCAATTGAATTCATTGGTGCTCCGTATTATTGTTGTTACAATTTCAATCTCATAATGGGTCTTTTCGGGGATCGCCGGGCTACTTCTTTGAAGCCAGCTTTGCGAAAAATACCCGCGATTCCGGTGAAGGCAAATGCTGCCGGGTAGTTTTCAATTGTGTCTATGGGATATGCTTCAATAATTCTCGCGTTGTTTGAGCGCGCAAGCTCAATCGCGCCGTTCAAAAGGCGGCTGCTCATGCCTTTCCTGCGGTAATTTTTGTGGATGAAAAAGCAAACGATCGACCACACTGGCAGATTATCGATGGGCTTCAAAATACGAGATCGCTGCAATCGCGGAAAGTGATCGCGCGGACCCAGCGAACACCAGCCAATTGCCTTGTTTTCAATGTACAGCAAAATTCCCGGCTGAATGCCTGAAAAGACAAGTTGTTTCATTGCCTCGCGATTGCCGTCGCCTTTTTGATTCTCAAACTCACGCGCTGAAAGGCGCCACCACATGCAAAAACAGCCGCCGCAGGCGCCGCGCGGCCCGAATAATTGCAGGAAATCATCCCATCGTTCCGGCGTGAGGGGAAAAATATCTTCAGCGGAAAAGCGCATTTAACCTCTCGCTCTTTTCATATTTGCCCGATGCAATCCCTGATCTTCTTTTAAATTTAAACTGTCAGGCGGAAAAATTTGCTGCAATTTTTTTAACCAAAAATAATTTCGTCTCCATTGCCAGAAGCGAAAACTTGAAAAAACGTAGTGATCGCCAGTTTTCGGCCAGCCATGCTTCGCGGCATTGGCATGAATTAAATTGAAAAAGCGATAAAAATCATCTTTCGTGCGAATACAGACGTCCCAGTAGTTGAAGAATAGAGGATTCATCCGGCGTCTGTTTTCCTGCGTTTTGATTTTTACTCCGCACTGCACGTTGATGGCTTTCACCACATCTGGCAACTGACTGCCGATGCGCGTTTTGAACAGCAAATGATA
This window harbors:
- a CDS encoding GxxExxY protein, with protein sequence MNENDIANIIVDTAIEVHKELGPGLLETVYEVVLAHELERRGLSVKRQVKVPIDYKGLKFEEGFRLDILVENKVIIELKSVESLNKAYKKQVLTYLRLTGLKLGFLLNFGGNLMKDGISRIINGEI
- a CDS encoding AMP nucleosidase, which translates into the protein MDRLQIAKDWLPRYTGMPLDKFGDYILLTNFKSYLKMFAEMFACDIYGEDRPMQAATNDRGLTIVNFGIGSPNAATIMDLLVARHPKGVLFLGKCGGLKKSSEIGHFILPIAAIRGEGTSNEYFPPEVPALPSFKLHKFVSEKIVAHGHEYRTGVVYTTNRRIWEHDQKFLQRLKEMTCIAIDMETATIFIAGHYDEIARGALLLVSDVPITPDGVKTEELDRMVTEKWTQTHLQIGIEAMTDIGEKGEPIKHFKY
- a CDS encoding GNAT family N-acetyltransferase — encoded protein: MRFSAEDIFPLTPERWDDFLQLFGPRGACGGCFCMWWRLSAREFENQKGDGNREAMKQLVFSGIQPGILLYIENKAIGWCSLGPRDHFPRLQRSRILKPIDNLPVWSIVCFFIHKNYRRKGMSSRLLNGAIELARSNNARIIEAYPIDTIENYPAAFAFTGIAGIFRKAGFKEVARRSPKRPIMRLKL